The Equus quagga isolate Etosha38 chromosome 20, UCLA_HA_Equagga_1.0, whole genome shotgun sequence genomic interval GAAATCGGGCAAAACAAAGCCAGGCCGCCTGAGGGGAACCTCAGGGGTTCTCCTAAATGATGTATTCAACCTCCATACCATTAATCAAAGGGCCTGCGACCTgggggggctggaggagggggggtGTCCCTCTTTGCAGAGGGTTTGGGAGGAACCCTGGAGTCTCACTGCCTTTGCCTGGGGCTCTGATCGCCTCTCTCCACCTGTGCTCTCCAGGGAGCTGGGGCGTTGGCAGCCACTCCACTTCTATTTTTATTGGTTTCCACTAAGCTGCTCCTTTTGGAGGATTGTAGGActtcagtaattaaaaacaaaactgaacccACCCCACACCCAAGAGCACATGGAAGAGTGTGTGTACATGAATGCAGGGGGTGCGCACACCACCACCACTCATGTCTAGTGCACTCCTGTCAGCCCACCTCACACAGACTATACAAAGACACTGCTTTTGCCCCAAGCCCATCCAAGCCTatgcagaaaaaaatgcacatagaAGAAATGAGCAGGCTAAAATTCCAGGGCGTCATTTAGTTGCATGTGgcaaataaggaaaaacaaaggtcTCTCCTCTGGTCCTCCTTGCCCCTATATCCGTGTCATTCCAAAAAGCCATTTCTCTGCCTTGCTGGCAGCCCTAACTCAGAGAGGCTGCTCAAGCATAttagcattttcctttttcagtttggGCAAAAACTAAGCTTTCTCCTTGAAGAAACTCTGGCTCAGAACATCACCTCCACCAAGTACATCACTTTCTGCCCAGCTCCAGAGAAGTGGGGTGCAGCACAGAGAGGCAAGGAGAGTTGGCATTTGACTCGAGACATTCTACATAGTGGAAGACTTTTCTAGTGCCTGCTTAGAAATTCTGACCCTTCAGTATCTGATCCCCTTGCCACCCCCCACCTAGCCCAGTCTGTTGGAATGTTGAACTTGATGAAGGCTTTCATGTGGGGAATAGGAGACAAGGCAAAAGAGTCAAGCAAAACTGGAGAATTCCACCAGAGGTCTATTAAAATAGTGGTCACCAAACTTTGAAGGCACattaagttttattggaaaaaacccacttctaaaacaaaaacaagaaaaaaactcctgttgaaagaaaacacacacgtacacatatgTTAATATGTGAGTGTGCAAATTAGGTTGGGTTTGAAAATGTAACCTTGGTGTCTATAATAATGGAAATGCGGTGCAGAGGTGGGAGTCATTTCCCTAGAGTTGAGATTCTGCTCTGTCACAGTCAGCTGGGACAAACCTCTAACAGGTGAACAAAAACAGAAGATGTACAAGGAGCCCCAACCTGAGTCTTTAATCTGTCCTACTTCTTTCACCCCACTGTTTCTCCAAGGCATGCGCCATCCAGATGGGGGAGGGCCCTGCATCCTCGTTAACActaaatagaaatggaaaacacttCATCCTGGCAATTATCATCTTTCTACCATCAGTTTACTTCCTGTGCCTCCAACTTAATCACCTCCAGTTACCACCCTCTGACTTCtgtcctgcccccagccccacctcaacaggaaaaaaatcacattccaaAGAGATGGGgcagaaggaatagagaaaagattaaagagaaagagaacatcatttacctttaaaataatgactcattttattttttcttttaatacgtagttataaatatattttgtcaaaatatatGATCAATATGGTCAAAACATTTGCACGTAAAGTCATAAATAAGGTCAAGGTGaatgtttaggttttttttcctttttttttttttaagataaaagtccAGCTGTAAGGAAGCAGTCTGTGTGTTGTGTGGGTGAGTGGCTGggagtgtgtgagagagtgtgtgtgtgtgtgtgtgtgtgtgtgtgtgtgtccccaagGCCTGCCTGTTCTCAGCGGCACCCGCATCCCTCTACTACCATCTCCTGATAATTTTTCAGCACTACCTTGTCATACTCATCCAGGTACAGCATGGAGATGGCGCTCAGTTCAGTGGGAACACAACAGGCTTTGGGGATACTGGAATTGACAGAGTTGACCAGGGTCTGCACAATGGCGTGGTTGGTTGAGTTGAGGTGGTCAGCTAGTGGAAAGGGGCAGTCCCCATGGCAGTAGAAGGCCTGGTAGCCCGGCGGGGCCACAATCCAGTCGTTCCAGCCCACGTCGCTGAAGTCCACATAAAGCGAGTGGCGCCGACAGTTCTTAGTCTTCTTCCGGGCCCGCTGTGGGTGATGCTTGGGGCTACGCTTGGCCCTCCGGCGTCGGGTCAAGGCATGTCCCCGGCCATCATGGCCAAAGGTGACCAGGAGGGGCCGGAGCTGGGCCCAATCCCCACTCCCTTGAGGTAACGATCGGCTAATCCTGACATGCTGGCCCTGGTGGGTCCGTGTCTGATGGAGGTGAGTCACCTCGATGGCCAGCCCATAGTTTGGCTGCTTCTCCCGGGTCCAGCGAAGGACCGCAGGGCTCACATCAAAAGTTTCCCACCGCGTCACATTGTGGTGGACCAGTCTTGTGTCCAGTAGTCGTGTGATGAGGTGCCCAGGCACCACTTCTGCTGGGGGCTTCATAACTTCATAAACGTTTATTCGATGAAAGCCCTGCTCCCAGTCAGGGCCCTGGTCCACCTGCTCCCGGAAGAGTCGAAGCTCCGCGGACGAGATCACCTCGTTCTCTGGGATGCTGCTGAGGTTAAAGAGGAAACGAAAAGCAGAGTTTTCGCTGGTCCCTGGGATGCTCTCCAGATGTTCTGGGCACagttggggaggaaaagaaaaaaaaacacatgaactTCTTTGAGAGATTGAAAAGTCAAGAACTAGCTCAGAGTTGGGTGATAAGTGGTGAATTCTGCTTATATATGGTAGAAGCTTTTCTGGGGACATAAGCATACCTTTAATTTGAAGGAGCAGATACATGGGGCAGCTAGCTAACCAGCGAGACTCAGCTAGCCTTCCACAGGCACCAAAGACAGCATCTCCCAGTCTCCTTTGTATGTCTAATAATTTCCATGTGGTCAACTCCTTACTCCACTACCATCAGACTCCCTTTAAAGCCCTCTTGGCTTTGTGTACAGTTTTCTTTACAAGTGGttgtaaagaaagagaagggCCAACAGAGCAAAGGCAGGAGGAACACGCATACAGCCACCCTCGCCTCGTCTTCCACTTGTGAGTGTGTTGCTGACATTTCCCCAGATCTTGGAAACACAGAGCGTGCCTTGTTGATCATGTTACAGAGGGGAAAATAAATTCCAACACAGTAATGATGCTGGTGGATTAATAACTCAGATTTACTTTGGAAAAGAAACATCCGTTAGGAAACATTCAGATCAGATTACAAGGCCCCTATTGAATAAACCTGACAAACACACAGCTGTAATATTAAATTCAGTAGGTGCTTtgaaaaaaacagacagaaaacctGGCAGAAAAGGCTTTGATATAGCAAAAACACACTGCTGGGGCTAGCCCACGTCTGAGTGGTGTCACTCCCCTTCCGCCGAACCCCTCCCCTCCGtctccaaaaaataaattcagccaCAGCTCTGGAAATTCTTGGAGGTAGGCAGCCTGGTTCCCCAGCCTCCTGGATGTGCGGCTTTGATGTAACCTgacctccctcccccagggcttCCACCGCCCCACAGCCGGCCCTGCCGGCCCTCCCCCGCCCAGACTCGGGCCGGGGACTGACCTTCGTGGTGGAAACTCCTCACGGTGTTGGCCCGACTGGCGGGGCGCTCGGGGTACTCCAGGCCGACGCTGTGgatctgctcttcctcctcctcctccccagactGCAGCCGGTAGAGATCCCGCATGTAATCTGGGACGACGGCGCTCTTGCTAGGCTGCGGGCGGCGGCGCAGCCCGAACATCTGCAGAAGTGTCGCCTCGAAGTCCCGCAGGAGCTCATGGCTCTGCCCTGAGCGGCGTCCCCCTGCGTGGCCCTGAATTTCGGCGACTTTTTTCTTCCCCGTCTCAGGTATCAAACTAGCATGGCTCGCGCCTCCTAGCAGGACTTGGCATAATAAAACGACCATCAGCATTCGGTTACCAGGAATCATGGTgtctctggggagggggaggaggtagaaggttaaaaaataaataaacaccaataactagagagaaacagagatgtCTCTGCATATGCATACAGGGCCGGAGATGGGGGGTCAAGATGTAAAACAGGTCAGAAGGATCGTCTGTACCTTCTCCCTCACACACCCCCACCGCCACCAGCTGCAGCCATGCACGGCCTGAAAGTAGGAATTGCCCTGTAATTACTTGGTCTAACTTGTTTACAGTCAAATAACCCCAAATCAGATAGCCTCCATCCTGTTAATCTTTTTTTGTCCCAACTGCTATCTGAGCCATGATCTCAGCTTGGCTTCTTCAAGGATAAACAGTTAACATTgagggggtaaaaaaaaaaaaaaaaaaaaaaaagtgggggagggagaattAAAATGCCATCGCTCTCCACTTCAGACCTTCAgcctctccccctcttcctccacccaacccccttcttcctctgccctccgAGCCCAACTTCCACAACTTCCAGCTGGttcagggcaggagggagggaaaggagggcaGGGGGAAGGCACTGGGCGGCCGGGTCCAGAGGCCAAGTCAGAGAACATGGGATGGCAGCTGACCGAGCGGCTTGACAGTTTATTTTACTGCGGCCGATGCGTTTGAAATGCCCAGCAAAAAGCATCTGATGGCGCCCGCTCGCTCACGCCCAAGGAAGGGGGGGATGTTTCCGGTAGCAAcctctgtgagttttgacaagcAGCTGGGAACGCGCCACGGGGGCACTGGGGTCTCCCCAGTCAACTTAGGGCGGGGGGTGCGTAGCCCATAAGGTACAACCCCGGGCTGCAGGCCTTTCATCTCTTTACCCCCTCTCGCTCCCCTTTCTTGCAAGGCACCCGACCCGAGAGCGCGAGCGGGAGCAAGCAGCACTTTAAACAGAACCGGTACGCTCAGAGCTCCAGGCTGCCCCGCCGAGAAGAAAGCGACAGCGCTGCCAGAAAGCGGAGTGTGGACTTTGGAAGGAAGGTCCTATGGGAGGGACACAAGGCGAGCAGGGGTGGAGAGGGCAGAGCGAATTCCCGGGAGGGGGCAAGGAAGAGATGTCTACTCACTGACAGAAAACAAGGCATATAATAACAGTCCATGATTCTTGACAGCCAATCTTGAACAAACTTGCTGGAAAGGCTCAGAGGAGCTGCGGCAGTGCGTTGCTCTGGATGGCACTACGGAATGGCTCctaaaatgaatatttgaatataatGAGACTCTGGCGCAGACTGGCTCTGTTTTTCTTCCAGCCCCTCTGGGTCACGTGCACGCAGAGGCCCCGCCCCGCGCACGGAGGAGCCGCCCTCCCCGCGGCCGCCGGCGAAAGGGCCCGCGCGCCCtgcccccgcgccccgccccccggAGAGGCCGCCTCCGCGCCCACCGCCGAGCCTCCCGCGGCCCCGAGCAGCTCCGGGCGGCGCTCGGCCGAGCCTTCGGCTGGTCCCCGGGCGCCGCGCGCGGGGGAAGGCGGCCCGCGCCTCTGCCTGGGCATTCGGTGCGTCCGGCCGGGCCCTCGAGCCAGCAGCCTGAGGCCGGAGCGTGTGGGGCGCGCTGGAGGGGCTGCGCCTTCCAGCGTGAACCCGCTCCAGCGGGGCCGCGGGGAGGGGCGGCGGAGCCTCGGCCGCTCACAGCCTCCCCACCGAGGGGCGCTTAAAAAGGACAGCGCTGCGGGACACAGCCGCGCGCACCCCGCCGCTTCCTCCCCCGGGTCTCCGCCAGGGCTCCCAGCGACAGCCAGTCCCCTGGCGAACGCTCAGATGCACCAGGCAGCCGCTTCAGCTCCCAGCCAAGAGCTGGGGACCCTGACACGCGCGGGGCCAGACGGGGAGGTGATCAGCCAGGGATCGGTGTGGGAAAGTGAGGAGGGAGCGGCCGCCAGCCTCTTTTCTCCGACTCCATTACGGGGAGAAGCTCCGCGCCGCGTCCCCACGGGTAAAGCAAATCCCCAAAGCGAGCGGCCGGCGGGGCCATTGGCGGCGGAGGGGCGGACGCCGGCGCTCACGGCTCCGGCCGGCTCGAAAGGAGGCGTCGCCGCGGAGAGGGCGCTTCACATGTTTCGGGTCTTAATGTCCCCGAGCTTTTACAACTCCCGACCCGGCGCAGAAAGGAAATCCCACCACGTTCCCAGGGGTCGAGAAAACCGTGAACAGCTTTCGGCCTGCGCTGGACCTCGGCGTCtgcgtctctctctctccagcttctctgATTTTTTAACCTCCCAGTCCTCCCCCCGCCACTTCCTTCCCCCCCTTCCTCCTTTGCACCAGCTGCAGAGTCGCAGCAAATATTTCCTCAAGAATCTCGCCAGCCCACAGCTCAAGGAATTACTAGGATGTCCTAACTCTAACCGAAGATGCTGCGCGCGTGGGTCGCTCAGCACGAGGGCCTTTTCGAAAACCTGCGCTGCGACCCTGCGTCAGCCCAGGCCCGCCCCGGGGTCCCGAGTCCCACGACTCCCGCTCGAAAGCCCACTGCGCCCGCCTCCCTTTCCTGAGGCTGTTCCCGGTTCCCGCCTTGGGTCTCTTCGGAGATTGAGAGCTCAGGTCTCCCGCCTCACTCCCCCCGACAAACTTGGTTGTCTTCTTGGGGGCACTCGAGGGACGTCTTTGAGGAATAGGAAAGAATCAAGCGCGCAGCCCTCCCGCCGCGGCTGTCCGGCGTCGCCCGACTCCACGGCCGGGCTGGGAGCCCGCGGGCGCCCCTGCACGACCGTCCGCGCCTGGCCCGAGCCGCGCCACTTGTGGAGCGGCTGTAGGTTTTCCCCCTCCTGCGCCACCGCTGGGGCTGACTGCGAAAGGGTTGGGGAGAGCAGAGTTTTTTTGAGACGCCTGGAACCCTAAAAAAGCCCCATGGATGGAGCTCCAGAAATGGGAAAAGCAGATGGAGAAGGGCCGGTCCCCGCGCCGAAGGGACGGTGGAAGGGGCGGGCGCCCGGGATCCGGGACCAGCCTCTGCTCCCAGGAATCTCCCCGGACGGCGGCGGGAGCGCGCGCCGCGCTGAAacccaggagctggggagagccGGGTGTATTTCACTTTCGGATTCGGAAGGATTCATCGCTAATCAcgtttttctccccatttttttttttaagttaaaaaagataaaagccgAAAAGAACTttcatctccagaagtttttctTGGGGGACGGGGATGCAACTCGTGGCGACTGTCCTTTACTTCCCTGCCCGAGTCTTCTCCCAACGCCGACATTTGTTCAGAGGTAGCCTCAGTTTACCAAGTCTATGTCTTTTGGGGTTTTAACGGCTCACAACATCTTCAGCCCACAAACCGCGACTCTCACCAACCTCCCACCTAAGCGGTGCCCAAGAGACCTGCGAGGTCGCGGGCCCAGCTCCCACGGGGAGGGGCCTGCAGCGACCCGGGAATCCCAGGACCCTGTCCCGTTGGCTCCGGGCCGGGAGG includes:
- the BMP4 gene encoding bone morphogenetic protein 4 — protein: MIPGNRMLMVVLLCQVLLGGASHASLIPETGKKKVAEIQGHAGGRRSGQSHELLRDFEATLLQMFGLRRRPQPSKSAVVPDYMRDLYRLQSGEEEEEEQIHSVGLEYPERPASRANTVRSFHHEEHLESIPGTSENSAFRFLFNLSSIPENEVISSAELRLFREQVDQGPDWEQGFHRINVYEVMKPPAEVVPGHLITRLLDTRLVHHNVTRWETFDVSPAVLRWTREKQPNYGLAIEVTHLHQTRTHQGQHVRISRSLPQGSGDWAQLRPLLVTFGHDGRGHALTRRRRAKRSPKHHPQRARKKTKNCRRHSLYVDFSDVGWNDWIVAPPGYQAFYCHGDCPFPLADHLNSTNHAIVQTLVNSVNSSIPKACCVPTELSAISMLYLDEYDKVVLKNYQEMVVEGCGCR